The region CCGGGCATGCTCTACCCCTCCCTGGTGGTAGCCGTCCTGGCAGCCATCGTCGCCAGCCAGGCCATGATCACAGCAACATTTCAGCTCACCAGCCAAATCATGAAGCTCTCCTACTGCCCCCAAGTCAAGGTGGTGCACACCTCTCGCGTCTTCCACGGCCAGCTTTACGTCCCCTTCCTCAACTGGATCCTCATGATCGGCGCTGTCCTCGTCACAGCCGTCTACAGCGACACCACCCGCCTCGGCAACGCCTACGGCGTCTGCGTCATGTTCGTCACCTTCTTCGACACCTGCATGGTCACGCTTGTGGCGCTGATAGTCTGGAAACTGTCCCCCTTTTTGATCTTCATCCCCTGGCTCTTCTTCGCCACCATGGACGGGCTGTATCTTTCCTCGGCTCTCAACAAAGTCCCCGACGGGGCGTGgttcaccatcaccgtctCTGGGATCCTCactgccatcttcctcctctggaGGTTTGGCAAGGAGAACCAGTGGCGCGCCGAGGCGGAGGACCGCTTCAGGCCTACTGAACTCGTTGGTAAGGACCAGAAGGGACATTTGTGCCTTACGCCCAAATGGGGAGGTGAACCGTTGAGTGTCATTAGAGGTTTGGGGATCTACTTTGACAAGACGGGTGTGATGACTCCAGCTGTTTTCACACATTTTGTCAGTAAATTTGTTGCTGTACCTGAGGTGGCTGTCTTTTTCCATCTTCATCCGGTGGAGGTCCCGACTGTTTCCCCTGAGGAGAGGTATCACGTCTCAAGGTTTGGGACTTTACCGGGGTGTTACCGGCTGGTGATCAAGCACGGGTTCATGGACGAGGTGATCAGTCCTGATTTGGCTGCGTTGATATACAACCAGGTGAGGAAGGCGATTATCCGGCAGGCGAAGGAGCGGCTGGGACTGGGCCCGTCaaaggaggtgggggatgagggcgaggacgaggtcggTGGGGAGAAGAATGGGGATAATAATACCACGAGTACCAGCGCCAGGACTACGACTACCACGGGGTTGGCGGGTGGACCTCCTGGGCTGAACTCGAGGTCGAATAGGCTGCCGGTGGAACTGAGGGATCATGAGGTTGCGGATGAGCTGGCAAAGCTTGATAAGGCTTTTGCGGCGAAGATTATGTATATTGTTGGCAAGGAGCagatgagggtgaggaggtcgagctcgattgggaggaggattgtGCTGTCAATTTTCCTGTGGATTAGGGAGAATACGAGGGCGAAGATTGCGAATTTGAGGTTGGCTATGGAtagggttgttgaggttgggtttGTGAAGGAGAtatgatgggggggttgagtggCCCGTGTAGGTCGCGCGATGTTGGATCAGGAGCAACTTGTTGTCGATAAGTGGGGGCCTCTTTGTGCGGATGGCTTCGGCTGATGGACATCATCCCCTGAGGAGCAAATTCTCTTCAAAGAGATTATGAGAGAATGATACTTGTTTGATTGTTTACAGTTTCACAGAGAGGCTATTGACACGGGGTGAAGCAGTTCAGGGGCAGCTCGGCAGGGGGCATGTCACCACAGCGCCAAAACCAACAGATTGTGCTTCCAACCACGAGAAAATAAGTCTTTTGCTATCCAAAAAAGAATCTCCAAGACTTGTTTGTTTCCTATATTTCCCACCATACTACACCAACGCTGACCCCAAAGCGCTGCATCAGAGTGTATGCCTCGGTGCAgcccacctctccccatccacaaAGTTTGCCTCTCCATCCTGCATTACCACCGCCAGATTCCACCTTTTCAAGCCAGGAAAGAAGTTAccctcttcttttcccccttctccctcttccctctgATCCATGTCAGCCCACATGAGCTTGCACTTCTTGGAGACTTGCTCATAACCCCCCATCTTgacccactcctcccccgtTCCCGGGAGCTCTTCTTGGGAAGCCTGGCTATTTTCTGGCAAGGGAGGTTGCACCAAAGTGACGTCGATCCATAACCTTGGAAGCCAGCGATtcgagaaggggaaggatgGGAGGTAGGGGATCATCTTGAGGGTGCACTTGAataagggggtggtgctgggggtTGATTCAGTTGGGTCGTACGGAGTAGTGTGGTCGTGGGGGTAGACTCGGAGGGTTTGGACattggggttggatgggtcGGGGGTTGACCAGGTGAATTTGGCAAGGTGTTTCGGGAGGTTCCAGACTGTGATGCGGTGTTAGACAGGTCCATGAGAAAACAGAGTAGTTGGGAAACAAACGCTTTCGGCCGTTCGAACAGGTGTATTTCTGGCTGACGTAGATTCGGGTGATCCTCATGGCCTTGCCGGTTTTCTTCTTGGTTGAGCTGGCTTGGTCGTCTGGGAGGGGGTATTCGAATGTGCCGGGACAGAGGATGAGTTCGTCGTAGGGGCCGACGGGGGTTTCGTGGTAGCGGATTATCTGGACCATGCTGAGACCCCCGAGGGGTTTGCCTGAtgcttggggggaggagaatgaggaCTGGTATTCCAAGGGGTGGTAGGCcttttgggggaggttggctgcggttttggaggaggtccAGAAGGGGATCAGGTACATGGTTGCTTTGGTGTTccatggaggaggggcggcgAGGATAGGTCCTGTTGGGACGGTGTTGGTTGAAGGAGACATTTTGATTGGTGTTTTCTTCTCGGTGTTGAACGGATTACTATGACTAGAGTCGCAATCAGACAGAAATGTCACAGGATTGGAGAGCTGGCGAGAAAAAGTCAGTGTTATTTTGCCTTGGTTTTCGGATGGTTGTGTCTCACATGTCAGCAACCGACCCACCAAAAACCATCAAATCAGGGCCCGAATGGCGTTACATCACTGCATCTGCCAAGCACAGAGTGCATAAGCATCTTGCATAGGGCTAAGCGATTCTGCTCTTGATCTCAAACAACTTGTCTGGGCTTGTCAGCAGCCTGGAATATATCTAGTCACTTGGTTCAACACCATGTTATGTATTTGATTACGGGCGTTGTGGTTAGCGAATAGGACATATTGATGGACGATGAGTGTCACCTAGGATTGCGAGGGAATTGCTACATTGTGTTGAGCTAGGTGTGATGTTGATATCTTCACCATGCCTGAGGATAATGACACTGTCTGTATGTAATTATGCTTTTCAAAGGCCTAGTTACGGCATCATGTCATGGTGCCATTCATCTCTACCACCGGGCACCTCATCATGGAACTAGTGGTGTTTCTCAATGAATGTGGGAGTGCCTCTCCATGGGTATAGGAGTTCCTCTCAGGGGTCATTACACTCTGCAATACTGGTCCTATTTCCAACCGCATAACCCCTCTTTTTCCCAACATAATAATTGTTTCTTAATCTGTATCTTTGAGAATCGTTAGATTGTCTTGAATGCACTAGGAAGGAGCCTCACGTAGTTGCCTGGAGGTACGCTGGTCcgctccttcccccttctgTTACAAGGTTGCAAAGCCCTCGGAGGAGTTTCGGCACACACACGACTAGTTCTTGTAGGTGTATTTCAACTTCTGCCAGGCTTCGAAACTTTCCTTTGATCTCTCCCGGCCTTCATCAAAGACATCACCATCGTGCTTGGAACGCCTTCTTGTTATGATCCAACCCATCACCACTATCTCGCAACGCCCTCTCACGATCTTGTAAGACCTCCTCACTACCATCGAAGGTATTGATTCTAACCTTTTAGGCCTTTCGATTTCAAAATTACGCCTCGATCTTCTCTCCCAACTCCTTTCAAATCTCTCGATAGGCCTCAATATTATCTTTGAACGCTTAGTCACTATCTTCGAACGCCCAGTCACCAGCTTCGAACGCCTCGTTTTTCTCTTCGAAGACCCTCAATTTCACAATGAACGCGTCCAGCAGTTCTTCCgactcctccatcatccggAGAGAGGCTCCTCCAGCTATCGTCAGGAGTAGCAACTTTACCCCCCGCCGGCCTACCACTCCCACCCTGGATAGCTCCCCTGACCCCTCCAACGCCCCTCTTGGTCTCTCCAGCGCCGCTTACTCTGCCACCTATGACGCCTCGTTCGCTCCATCTCCCTTTACCGCTCCCTCCTACTTTGATGCTGAGGAGTTCCACCATCATGTCGTCTGTGCTGTAGCCGAATCTCGCTCAGCCGGCGTTATCGGCCTCGCCACGATCAATTTGAACCTAGCCAGCTCCCAGATTATCACCATTGCCAATGAAAGCAACTATACGACTCTCAAGCAGACTCTCTCTGCCATGCAGCACAAGCCAACCACATTCATCACTCTGCCCCGTATCACTGCGGACCGTGCCTCTTCTAGACTGGCCGAGGTCTTGGAAGACGAAATTGGGTGGCCTACTTACACCACTACGATGCCCAGAGGATGTTGGGACAAAGCTCTTGGAATCATCAACATTGAGTACTACGCCTATAGCGACCAGATTGTCCCTCTCAAAGTCATACTGTCATCTAACAACTTTTACGCCGCCTGCGCCTTCGCGGCCGTACGTATATCATATCCTAATCACTTGGTTGACTGTCATGCTAATGAAATCTAGGTCGTCTCCTACATCGAGAGCTACCATGGCCTCGCAATCCGAGCAGGCGCACTCAACATCGAGTACGTCGAGCCCTCCGGAGTCATGCGGATGGACAAAGCAGCCATCCAAGCATTAGAACTCCTCCGCAACGGGCGCCAAGCCCAACCGGGCGACAACACGTTGTTCGCGTTAGCGAACAACACGCGGACTCCGGAGGGCCGGCGCCTGCTCACGAGGAGCGTCCTCCAGCCGATGACgaacgaggaggagatcaacctccaccacgaCGCGGTAGAAACTCTGTGTGGCGACGAAGACGTGTTCCGAAAGCTGAGAGATTGGTTGAAGGAGTTCGACGGGATCGACTTGGAGTCTATCTCCGGCTGGGTGAGTGAATACCAGCCCATGTAAAGTATGAGGCTTAGGTAGCAAAGAAAGTCTGACATTTTTGGTTAAGTTGGCAATAGACCATGCTGTGATTCGGCAACCCGTGCAAAGCGGAATCGTGTCGAGCAGTGGTCGGCACATGTCGGCGGCCGTGGGAGCTCATGAGCTCTCACAAGCCGAGGGGGATTTGAGCCGGGTCCTGGGGCTCAAATCCTACCTCAAAAACGTCCAAGCCCTCCACCAACTTCTCCAGGCCGCCGACGTGACCGACCACTTGCTCGCGAGCGTAGCGAGCAAGACCGGCGCCGACAAGACCGGGCCgaccctcggcctcctcgcgGCGGTCCTCCAAGAAGACGCAGCCTACAGCCGTAGCGCGGCTGAGATTGGGCACGCCCGGATGTGGGCAATCCGGGCGTTGCCCAACGACGCCATCGACCTTGCCCGTGCTGAGCACAGGAGGACGCgtgaggaggccgaggcctACTTTGCCCTGAAGCTCGCCCTGTTCCAAGGTAAGTTCGAAATGTTTtggcttgttttctttctAGTTCTTTCAAGTTCAGGGTTGTTTGCAAGCGCTGCTCTCGTTATATCTGTTACCAGCTGGCAACATTTCTGTTGATGTGAATGTCTTTTGATTTGTGTTTCCACGTTCGTTATGATCTACCTCGCATTTTGGCTATATGGAGGGTGGTTCTGTATTTGTTGTTGACGTTTTTCCCTATCTGCTCTAATTCATGGGCTGTATTGCAGTGCTAATATGACGTAGAGGTGTTGGGTGAAGCCGCTGCCCCGAAACTATTCGATGACAAGGACAAAGGACTGTGCTTCAAGTTCAAGTGGGCGGATGTCCGTCAATATGTCGACACCGACGAGCCGCAGCCCGGGGAAATTTGGGGTCAAGCCAAGATCGGTTGTGTAAGGGTCAACCTCGGAATCCGAAGAGGCGAGCACTACCTGTGCCAGACCGACCGCTTGCTTGAATTGAGCCAGCAACTTCGAGTCCACTCCGATATCATCACCAAGGAAAGCGACAAGTACGTCCTCGAGTTGCGTAACGCCATCGCAGAGGCTGGTTATGTGGCCGACCTCACCTCGATAGCAAAGGCTGTCGCCCAGTTGGACTTGATCTGTTCCCACGCCGAATTAACAACCACCCATGGATATGTTCGCCCAAAGCTCGGCAAGGAACTCGCTTTGATCAAAGCCCGTCACCCCATCATGGAAGCCAGAAGAGGTTTCGTTCCCAACGACGTGTTCTCTGGCGATGACACCAAGTTCGTGGTAGTGACCGGTACAAACATGGGCGGCAAGACGACATACATCAAGACAATTGCCCTCATACAGATTCTCGCTCAGATCGGCTGTTTCGTTCCAGCAGAGAGGGCAGCTGTTCCAATTTGCGACCGAATCTTTGTCCGGTCTGCAACCAACGACAATGCCGCAGGCAATGCCGGTACATTTGCGGTAGAGATGGACGAAATGTCTGTCATTTTGCAGTAAGTCTTGCCATTCTCCTGCGTCTCTGCAGACACCTAACTCTTCATGCAGCGGCGCCACCAACAAGAGCTTGGTGATCATTGATGAACTTGGTCGAGgaacctccaccgccgaggGTCTAGgactcgccgccgccatggcaGAAGAGCTCGTAAAGAAGAAGTCTCGTGTCTTTTTCGCCACCCATTTCCTCGACCTGGGTAAGTCGGGTCCCTTGCCTCGATAGATGCCCTGAAGTAATACTGACCACGTCTTCAACCTTTTTAGGCAAAATGTTGAATGCCTGGCATCCATCGCAAGTTCTTAACGTCCACATGACCAGCCATGGTTCTGTCGAGGACGGCCACGCCACGATTTCCCTCCCCCACACCGTCGTCGCCGGCCCGGTGAACAATTGGGATTACGGCCTGGAGCTCGCCAGTCGTTACTTCCCAGCAAGCCTCATCGAGAGTGCCAGACACTGGTCAAAATATCACCAAGAGCAAGCAGAGCTTAGCCGCAAAGAGAGGACGTCAGCCGAGATGAAGAGCGCAGCGGAGGTCGCCCTTATGCATCATATGGAGCAGGCGCTGTCTTCGCAGATGAGTAACATGGAGTTGGCGGAGAGATTGGAGGTGGTGACCGATCAGTACAAGGCCTTGGAAGAGAGAGGTGAGGTGTCGAATGAGGGCGGTGAGGCGTCGAATGATAATGCCGAGGCCTAAGGGTTGTTTTTTGAGATATATCGCAGGGGGGATGGCATTATATGGAGAGATGGAGGAAAATAATAGGGATAAGGGTAGATTTTGGGCCATATGTTATGGTTTTATCATGCGTTATTTGTTGGGACATGTATCATGGCGTTTCTCATGCATTACTTGCTTTCTTGTAGGCGTACAATGAAACAATCGGAGCGTATCTTTGGCAGGAAGATGCATATCATCTGTTTTTTTTCATCTCTTTCTGCTATACAGGTGTATCCCCAGGCCCTGCCCCATGAGCACCTACACTTAAAGGATGGAAATGACCCCGAGGCGACACACCGTTCTTTGTGGCAAGAATGAAGTTGTTCTAGAACCTACTTGCCCGTAGTAGATCTCAAATGCGGTATTGGAGGAAATACGATGAATAAGGTTGTGGCAATGTTCGCTCGGTGAGATTGCCTAGAAGGTCATAGGTCCATAAAAGTCATCCTTGAGCAGACCGGCAAAGGTGGCCGATTAGCCGCGCGTTCGAGGAGCATGGGACAGTCGTTGACTGGGTTGGTGAATACGAGCAGAGCGGGAAGTGGAAGCTGACAAAGCCAACTGAGGTCTGAAAGATCTCGGTGAATCTGTTGTGCAACAACAGGGGAAGAATCAGATTCAAGAGCCTCAGGAAACCGGTATACGATGAAAAGGCTGCCGAAGGTAGTTGTTGGGCGCTGTTGGTTTGGCGTGTATCGACCAATTGATGTTGAATCTGGAGAGAAAACAGGTGAATCCGCTTGGTTTATAGAAAGAAACTCACTGTGGTATTTGTGAGACTGAGATCGAATGCAAACGAGGTTCTAGGTACAAAGTTGTGAAATTATTGCTGACGCCGTCTGCCAACTAACCCCAGATCCGAGTAATCCGGCTTGCGGAGACTTGCCCAAAGCTACCACAGTCCGCCCTACCACCATGAGCTGCCAGCTTCGACTCCAACCACCCGCTGGTTGATCGCTAATCTAACTGGTGAGTACCTTAATCCCGAATTACTTGCATTAGCTGACTGTTACCAGATATCCTCCAGGGCTGCAGATCGCTGGTCGCTTGTCATGGGTTCCCGAGTGCTGGGTTTTAGCGGAAATCCGAGCAGAACCACCCACCACGACGTATTCGCAAGCTCAGTTGCGATATGGATGAATCGAGGGAGCCACAtggggctggtgatggttcAGCTGGCCAACTTGCTCTTATCGGTCATCGATATGCCCCGAAATGAACGCAGCTGCGGGAGGCATAAGGGCACCACTGGTCGAGCTGGGGGCTGGGAGGCGGTCAACTGATGCCGCTTCGCAGATGGCTTACACCAACTAGCTGCGCCTCGAGGGTCAGGATGACGGGAGGGTTGGGACAAGATATTAAAGAGTATGGTGTTCGGTCTGGGGTATGGATGGCTGTATAAAGGGCTGCCATTGTCAAGTATCAAGGACGATACAGACAGAGCAGTCTTGACAGAATACATCACAAGAAAGCACAACATTAACTTCAGCAGAAAACATGAGCACTACAGGCAACATTGCGATTACTGGGATTCCTACCACGGCCGGTCCAGATGGTAACACGATCCAACCATGCCGACATGCTGGGGCCGAGTTTGACACAGGCTGACATTGAACAGGATCGTTCCCCCTTCGCCGAGAGCTCCGGGACCTCCAGCGCAACTATCCTGACcacttcaacctcctcgtccttgcGCTGAAGGACTTCCAAGCCCTCAACGAGTCAGTCCAGACATCCTACTACCAGATCGCTGGTATCCATGGTCTGCCCTACAAGCCTTGGAACAACGTCGGCAGCAACAGTGACTGGCAGTCGACAAGCGGGTTCGGGGGGTACTGCACCCATTCCTCAATTCTCTTCTTGACATGGCACCGTCCGTACCTTGCTCTCTTCGAGCAGGCTCTGTACAACTCCATCCAGAAGATTGCCAACCAGTTTCCTCAAGGCCCCCTTCGAACCAAGTATGTCGAGGCGGCCAAGACATTCCGCATGCCTTACTTCGACTGGGCTAGCCAGCCACCTTCTGGGTCTTCAGCTTTCCCCAGTGTTTTTACGGCCCCGAGCCTCCAAGTGGTTGATGTGGATGGCAAGACCAAGTCCACTGCCAACCCGATCTACCGCTTCGTGTTCCACCCGGTGAACCCCTCGCTGGGCGACTTTCCTAGACAGGTATGGACCTTCTTACTCAAAGGTAGGATATTGAGATGGCTGACAACCTGATTCCAGTGGAGCCGGTTTCCAACAACTGTCCGCTACCCCAACCCGAGAACTGGGCAGTCTCAGGATAACCGCGTGGCACCCATCCTGGCCAACGAGCTGGCTTCTCTTCGCACCAACGtcagccttcttctgctgTCTTACACTAACTTTGACGCCTTCAGCTTCAACAGATGGGACCCGAACATGACCCCTGGCGAGTTCGGCAGTCTTGAGGACGTACATAACGAGATCCACGATCGaactggaggaggcgggcaCATGTCTTCTTTGGATGTGTCATCGTTTGATCCCCTGTTCTGGTTCCATCATACGTAGGTCTTCGTATCAAGGTGTGTACAACAGCCTTTGCTAACTACGAGGCAGCAACGTCGACCGTCTCTGGGCCATCTGGCAAGACCTCAACCCCGACAACTTCTTGACCCCCCGTCCAGCCCCTTACTCGACCTTTAACTCGACGGAAGGCGAGTCCCAGACCAAGGACACCCCCCTGACCCCCTTCTGGGACAAGTCAGCTACCAAGTTCTGGACCTcagaggagatcaaggataCCACGACCACCTTCGGCTACGCCTACCCCGAGACTCAAGAGTGGAAGTA is a window of Podospora pseudopauciseta strain CBS 411.78 chromosome 1, whole genome shotgun sequence DNA encoding:
- a CDS encoding hypothetical protein (EggNog:ENOG503P5HD), coding for MSPSTNTVPTGPILAAPPPWNTKATMYLIPFWTSSKTAANLPQKAYHPLEYQSSFSSPQASGKPLGGLSMVQIIRYHETPVGPYDELILCPGTFEYPLPDDQASSTKKKTGKAMRITRIYVSQKYTCSNGRKLWNLPKHLAKFTWSTPDPSNPNVQTLRVYPHDHTTPYDPTESTPSTTPLFKCTLKMIPYLPSFPFSNRWLPRLWIDVTLVQPPLPENSQASQEELPGTGEEWVKMGGYEQVSKKCKLMWADMDQREEGEGGKEEGNFFPGLKRWNLAVVMQDGEANFVDGERWAAPRHTL
- a CDS encoding hypothetical protein (COG:L; EggNog:ENOG50KOG0218) — its product is MNASSSSSDSSIIRREAPPAIVRSSNFTPRRPTTPTLDSSPDPSNAPLGLSSAAYSATYDASFAPSPFTAPSYFDAEEFHHHVVCAVAESRSAGVIGLATINLNLASSQIITIANESNYTTLKQTLSAMQHKPTTFITLPRITADRASSRLAEVLEDEIGWPTYTTTMPRGCWDKALGIINIEYYAYSDQIVPLKVILSSNNFYAACAFAAVVSYIESYHGLAIRAGALNIEYVEPSGVMRMDKAAIQALELLRNGRQAQPGDNTLFALANNTRTPEGRRLLTRSVLQPMTNEEEINLHHDAVETLCGDEDVFRKLRDWLKEFDGIDLESISGWLAIDHAVIRQPVQSGIVSSSGRHMSAAVGAHELSQAEGDLSRVLGLKSYLKNVQALHQLLQAADVTDHLLASVASKTGADKTGPTLGLLAAVLQEDAAYSRSAAEIGHARMWAIRALPNDAIDLARAEHRRTREEAEAYFALKLALFQEVLGEAAAPKLFDDKDKGLCFKFKWADVRQYVDTDEPQPGEIWGQAKIGCVRVNLGIRRGEHYLCQTDRLLELSQQLRVHSDIITKESDKYVLELRNAIAEAGYVADLTSIAKAVAQLDLICSHAELTTTHGYVRPKLGKELALIKARHPIMEARRGFVPNDVFSGDDTKFVVVTGTNMGGKTTYIKTIALIQILAQIGCFVPAERAAVPICDRIFVRSATNDNAAGNAGTFAVEMDEMSVILHGATNKSLVIIDELGRGTSTAEGLGLAAAMAEELVKKKSRVFFATHFLDLGKMLNAWHPSQVLNVHMTSHGSVEDGHATISLPHTVVAGPVNNWDYGLELASRYFPASLIESARHWSKYHQEQAELSRKERTSAEMKSAAEVALMHHMEQALSSQMSNMELAERLEVVTDQYKALEERGEVSNEGGEASNDNAEA
- a CDS encoding hypothetical protein (COG:E; EggNog:ENOG503NZ92), with translation MSTTGNIAITGIPTTAGPDGSFPLRRELRDLQRNYPDHFNLLVLALKDFQALNESVQTSYYQIAGIHGLPYKPWNNVGSNSDWQSTSGFGGYCTHSSILFLTWHRPYLALFEQALYNSIQKIANQFPQGPLRTKYVEAAKTFRMPYFDWASQPPSGSSAFPSVFTAPSLQVVDVDGKTKSTANPIYRFVFHPVNPSLGDFPRQWSRFPTTVRYPNPRTGQSQDNRVAPILANELASLRTNVSLLLLSYTNFDAFSFNRWDPNMTPGEFGSLEDVHNEIHDRTGGGGHMSSLDVSSFDPLFWFHHTNVDRLWAIWQDLNPDNFLTPRPAPYSTFNSTEGESQTKDTPLTPFWDKSATKFWTSEEIKDTTTTFGYAYPETQEWKYRTGSEYQTSIRQAVTTLYGTNVFANFAAANVQARATEHTELIKSLSLAAPPPSAPITAEKPLLITQEMKASPIPEHLQHLAPNNKYPEWVVNIRAQKHGLHGAFRVIVFLGPIDESDPDSWQTEFNTVGRVSVLGRSTQGPTTTKCAKCITDAADELMISGTVPLTSALLQDIVNENTGLQSLQPEEVVPYLKKELKWKVTMFETGAEKDCGEVPGLRVSVTSTEVTIGEDGLPDYSGVYTVYPEITDGKPGGMRDGEHI